The following are from one region of the Melospiza melodia melodia isolate bMelMel2 chromosome 14, bMelMel2.pri, whole genome shotgun sequence genome:
- the YIPF5 gene encoding protein YIPF5 isoform X1, whose amino-acid sequence MSGFDGFNTEFFQTSYSIEDQAQPYDYSGRPYSKPYGGYEYPQQAGFVPHDMMQQPYTGQIYQPTQGYTPASAQSFYGSNFEDEPPLLEELGINFDHIWQKTLTVLHPLKVADGTIMNETDLAGPMVFCLAFGATLLLAGKIQFGYVYGISAIGCLGMFCLLNLMSITGVSFGCVASVLGYCLLPMILLSSFAIVFSLQGMMGIILTAGIIGWCSFSASKIFISALAMEGQQLLVAYPCALLYGVFALISVF is encoded by the exons ATGTCCGGGTTCGACGGCTTCAACACCGAATTCTTCCAGACCAGTTACAGCATCGAGGACCAGGCGCAGCCCTACGACTACAGCGGGCGGCCGTACAGCAA GCCCTATGGAGGCTACGAGTACCCCCAGCAGGCTGGCTTTGTGCCCCACGACATGATGCAGCAGCCCTACACGGGGCAGATCTACCAGCCCACGCAGGGCTACACCCCAGCCTCAGCACAGTCTTTTTATGGAAGCAACTTTGAGGACGAGCCTCCGCTATTAGAAG AATTGGGGATCAATTTCGACCACATCTGGCAGAAAACACTAACGGTGCTGCACCCCCTGAAGGTGGCTGATGGCACCATCATGAACGAGACGGACCTGGCGGGGCCCATGGTGTTCTGCCTGGCCTTTGgggccaccctgctgctg GCTGGCAAGATCCAGTTCGGGTACGTGTACGGGATCAGCGCCATCGGCTGCCTGGGCATGTTCTGCCTGCTGAACCTGATGAGCATCACCGGCGTGTCCTTCGGCTGCGTGGCCAGCGTGCTGGGCTACTGCCTGCTGCCCATGATCCTGCTCTCCTCCTTCGCCATCGTCTTCTCTCTGCA GGGGATGATGGGGATTATTCTCACAGCTGGAATTATTGGCTGGTGCAGCTTTTCTGCTTCCAAGATCTTTATCTCTGCCTTAGCCATGGAGGGCCAGCAGCTGCTCGTGGCCTACCCCTGCGCGTTGCTGTACGGAGTCTTCGCCCTCATCTCCGTCTTCTGA
- the YIPF5 gene encoding protein YIPF5 isoform X2 — MMQQPYTGQIYQPTQGYTPASAQSFYGSNFEDEPPLLEELGINFDHIWQKTLTVLHPLKVADGTIMNETDLAGPMVFCLAFGATLLLAGKIQFGYVYGISAIGCLGMFCLLNLMSITGVSFGCVASVLGYCLLPMILLSSFAIVFSLQGMMGIILTAGIIGWCSFSASKIFISALAMEGQQLLVAYPCALLYGVFALISVF; from the exons ATGATGCAGCAGCCCTACACGGGGCAGATCTACCAGCCCACGCAGGGCTACACCCCAGCCTCAGCACAGTCTTTTTATGGAAGCAACTTTGAGGACGAGCCTCCGCTATTAGAAG AATTGGGGATCAATTTCGACCACATCTGGCAGAAAACACTAACGGTGCTGCACCCCCTGAAGGTGGCTGATGGCACCATCATGAACGAGACGGACCTGGCGGGGCCCATGGTGTTCTGCCTGGCCTTTGgggccaccctgctgctg GCTGGCAAGATCCAGTTCGGGTACGTGTACGGGATCAGCGCCATCGGCTGCCTGGGCATGTTCTGCCTGCTGAACCTGATGAGCATCACCGGCGTGTCCTTCGGCTGCGTGGCCAGCGTGCTGGGCTACTGCCTGCTGCCCATGATCCTGCTCTCCTCCTTCGCCATCGTCTTCTCTCTGCA GGGGATGATGGGGATTATTCTCACAGCTGGAATTATTGGCTGGTGCAGCTTTTCTGCTTCCAAGATCTTTATCTCTGCCTTAGCCATGGAGGGCCAGCAGCTGCTCGTGGCCTACCCCTGCGCGTTGCTGTACGGAGTCTTCGCCCTCATCTCCGTCTTCTGA